One Longimicrobiales bacterium genomic region harbors:
- a CDS encoding sigma-54 dependent transcriptional regulator: MARILVVDDEEGIRRILAQVLEYEGHEVQTGGSGAEALELYASFEPDLTFLDVKMARMDGLEALQKLRESDPDALVIMISGHGTIDTAVEATRRGAYDFLEKPLDTDRLLVTIRNALQQRGLAVENARLRDAVESRYEVVGSSYAIRSLLDRVEKVAPTDARVLITGENGTGKELIARALHRLSPRVEEAFVEVNCAAIPSELIESELFGHMKGSFTGATADRAGKFEQADGGTLFLDEIGDMSMTAQAKVLRALQEGIITRVGGEKPIRVDVRVIAATNKNLEKLIEQGQFREDLYFRLNVVPIHVPPLRERREDIPMLVRHFTDRAAEEQRLPARRFTSEATERLTRMEWPGNVRELRNTVERLLILARSNEIDAADVDRLVGGTAASGSMPGDLLDAETFADFKERAERAYILAKLREHDWNVSETARRIEMPRSNLYKKIEKYRLVREDA, translated from the coding sequence ATGGCTCGAATTCTGGTCGTCGATGATGAAGAAGGGATCCGCCGTATTCTCGCGCAGGTGCTGGAGTACGAGGGGCACGAGGTGCAGACGGGCGGCAGCGGCGCGGAGGCGCTGGAGCTGTACGCGTCGTTCGAGCCGGACCTGACCTTTCTCGACGTGAAGATGGCCCGCATGGACGGACTCGAGGCGCTGCAGAAGCTGCGCGAGTCGGATCCGGACGCGCTCGTCATCATGATCAGCGGGCACGGTACCATCGACACGGCGGTGGAGGCCACGCGACGCGGCGCATACGACTTCCTGGAGAAGCCGCTCGACACGGACCGGCTGCTCGTCACGATACGCAATGCGCTGCAGCAGCGGGGGCTCGCGGTCGAGAACGCGCGCCTCCGCGACGCGGTCGAGAGCCGCTACGAAGTGGTTGGCTCGAGCTACGCGATCCGCTCACTGCTGGACCGGGTGGAGAAGGTGGCACCGACCGACGCGCGCGTGCTGATCACCGGCGAGAACGGGACCGGCAAGGAGCTCATCGCCCGCGCGCTGCATCGGCTGTCCCCGCGCGTGGAGGAGGCGTTCGTCGAGGTGAACTGCGCCGCGATCCCGTCCGAGCTGATCGAGAGCGAGCTGTTCGGGCACATGAAGGGCAGCTTCACGGGTGCAACGGCCGATCGCGCGGGCAAGTTCGAGCAGGCGGATGGCGGCACGCTGTTCCTGGACGAGATCGGCGACATGAGCATGACCGCGCAGGCGAAGGTGCTGCGCGCGCTGCAGGAGGGCATCATCACACGCGTGGGCGGCGAGAAGCCGATCCGCGTGGACGTGCGGGTGATCGCTGCGACGAACAAGAACCTCGAGAAGCTGATCGAGCAGGGCCAGTTCCGCGAAGACCTCTACTTCCGCCTGAACGTGGTGCCGATCCACGTGCCGCCGCTGCGCGAGCGGCGCGAGGACATTCCCATGCTGGTGCGTCATTTCACCGACCGCGCCGCCGAGGAGCAGCGGCTGCCGGCGCGTCGGTTCACCAGCGAGGCAACCGAGCGGCTCACACGGATGGAATGGCCCGGCAACGTGCGTGAGCTGCGTAACACGGTGGAGCGGCTGCTGATCCTCGCGCGTTCCAACGAGATCGACGCGGCGGACGTCGACCGGCTCGTCGGCGGCACGGCCGCGTCCGGCTCCATGCCGGGCGACCTGCTGGACGCGGAGACGTTCGCGGACTTCAAGGAGCGCGCGGAGCGCGCATACATCCTCGCGAAACTGCGCGAGCACGACTGGAACGTGAGCGAGACGGCGCGTCGCATCGAAATGCCGCGCTCGAACCTGTACAAGAAGATCGAGAAGTACAGGCTGGTGCGCGAGGACGCCTGA
- the thpR gene encoding RNA 2',3'-cyclic phosphodiesterase, which produces MRLFIGVQLSPALRALVARETGPLRSAIPDVRWTDEDALHITLRFLGEVAEDDVASVGSALEACASAQRPFTLSTTGLGAFPRMGRAQVVWLGVEDGGATGGIVNCLDAALAPLGFLPEQRAFTPHVTLGRARNRNGVRVSDRERAMQLAVGSMQVDRIALIRSHLGRGPARHEVLRAAMLGGGTE; this is translated from the coding sequence GTGAGACTCTTCATCGGCGTGCAGCTGTCGCCGGCACTGCGGGCGCTGGTCGCCCGCGAGACCGGACCGCTGCGCTCGGCGATCCCGGATGTGCGCTGGACGGACGAGGACGCCCTGCACATCACGCTGCGCTTCCTCGGCGAAGTCGCGGAGGACGACGTCGCCTCTGTCGGTTCCGCGCTCGAGGCGTGCGCATCAGCGCAGAGGCCGTTCACGCTGAGCACCACGGGACTGGGCGCATTCCCGCGGATGGGTCGTGCGCAGGTCGTGTGGCTGGGTGTGGAGGACGGCGGCGCAACCGGCGGCATCGTGAACTGCCTCGATGCGGCGCTTGCGCCGCTCGGGTTCCTGCCGGAACAGCGTGCGTTCACGCCGCACGTGACACTGGGTCGCGCGCGCAACCGGAACGGTGTGCGCGTGTCCGATCGCGAGCGGGCGATGCAGCTCGCCGTCGGCAGTATGCAGGTGGACAGGATCGCATTGATACGAAGTCATCTCGGCAGGGGGCCCGCACGCCACGAGGTGCTGCGCGCGGCCATGCTCGGGGGAGGAACGGAATAG
- a CDS encoding aldehyde dehydrogenase family protein, giving the protein MGQEFKNFIAGEWVASQSGRTFENRNPANTQDLIGTFPRSDKTDLERAVASAQRGFDLWRRTPAPLRGDVLRRTGDIMAARKEEIARAMTREMGKVLAETRGDVQEGIDTAYYAASEGRRLFGHTVPSELKDKWAMSYRRPIGVCGLITPFNFPMAIPTWKAFPALACGNSLILKPAEEVPHTATILIEILLEAGLPPDVVQLVHGFGEEIGSAMVEHPQIPVISFTGSTETGSLIGETCGRMHKRLSLEMGGKNAQIVMPDADLDLALEGVLWGAFGTTGQRCTATSRLLLHESIHDELIDRLVQQVGRLRLGDGQQNGTDVGPLINQGALDKTARYVEVAREEGDEVVTGGRRASGASLDNGFFFEPTILRGVKPGSRLALEEVFGPVLSVIRFSDLDEAIRINNEVKYGLSSSIYTRDVRASFRALNELDNGITYVNAPTIGAEAHLPFGGVKATGNGHREGGWEVYEFYSETKVGYVDYSGRLQRAQIDTYDV; this is encoded by the coding sequence ATGGGACAGGAATTCAAGAACTTCATTGCGGGTGAATGGGTCGCCTCGCAGAGCGGTCGCACCTTCGAGAACCGCAACCCTGCCAACACGCAGGACCTGATCGGTACATTCCCGCGCTCCGACAAGACCGACCTCGAGCGTGCCGTCGCATCGGCGCAGCGAGGCTTCGATCTGTGGCGACGCACGCCCGCGCCGCTGCGTGGCGATGTGCTGCGCAGGACCGGCGACATCATGGCCGCACGCAAGGAGGAGATCGCGCGCGCCATGACACGCGAGATGGGCAAGGTCCTCGCCGAGACGCGCGGCGACGTGCAGGAGGGGATCGACACGGCCTACTACGCAGCTTCAGAAGGTCGTCGCCTGTTCGGGCACACCGTGCCCAGCGAGCTCAAGGACAAGTGGGCGATGTCGTACCGCCGGCCCATCGGTGTGTGTGGACTGATCACGCCGTTCAACTTCCCGATGGCGATCCCGACGTGGAAGGCGTTTCCGGCGCTCGCGTGCGGCAACTCGCTGATTCTGAAGCCGGCGGAAGAGGTGCCGCACACTGCGACGATCCTGATCGAGATCCTGCTCGAGGCAGGCCTGCCGCCGGACGTCGTACAACTGGTGCACGGCTTCGGCGAGGAGATCGGGAGCGCGATGGTCGAACATCCGCAGATCCCGGTGATCTCGTTCACCGGCTCGACCGAAACGGGCTCGCTGATCGGCGAGACGTGCGGCCGCATGCACAAGCGGCTTTCGCTCGAGATGGGCGGCAAGAACGCACAGATCGTCATGCCTGATGCCGACCTCGATCTCGCGCTCGAGGGCGTGCTGTGGGGTGCGTTCGGCACGACCGGCCAGCGCTGCACAGCGACGAGCCGGCTGCTGCTGCACGAGTCGATTCACGACGAGCTCATCGATCGCCTGGTGCAGCAGGTGGGCCGGCTGCGTCTCGGAGACGGTCAGCAGAACGGGACGGACGTCGGTCCGCTCATCAACCAGGGCGCGCTCGACAAGACGGCACGCTACGTCGAGGTCGCGCGCGAGGAGGGCGACGAGGTCGTGACTGGCGGCCGTCGTGCGAGCGGCGCCAGCCTGGACAACGGCTTCTTCTTCGAGCCGACCATCCTGCGTGGCGTGAAGCCGGGCAGCCGCCTCGCGCTCGAGGAGGTCTTCGGCCCGGTCCTGAGCGTGATCCGCTTCAGCGACCTGGACGAGGCGATCCGCATCAACAACGAGGTGAAGTACGGCCTGTCCAGCTCGATCTACACCAGGGACGTGCGCGCATCGTTCCGCGCGCTCAACGAGCTGGACAACGGCATCACCTACGTGAACGCGCCTACCATCGGCGCGGAGGCGCACCTGCCGTTCGGCGGCGTGAAGGCGACCGGCAACGGCCACCGCGAGGGCGGCTGGGAGGTCTACGAGTTCTACTCGGAGACGAAGGTCGGCTACGTCGACTATTCCGGCCGGCTGCAGCGCGCCCAGATCGACACGTACGACGTCTGA
- a CDS encoding aminotransferase class V-fold PLP-dependent enzyme, which yields VAAPAHDAGALVLVDAAQAAGSLPLNAGTPGIDLLAITGHKALLGPQGIGALWVRPGLQIEPLLTGGTGGDSLDPMMPAALPDRLEAGTLNAPGIAGLCAALEWLRTQGIDTIHAREMRLKQQLHEALGRIEGLRVLTPAAPGGVPIVTVIADGVDPATLAARLDREHGVLTRPGLHCAPGAHRLLGTEMTGALRLSLGWASTERDVARAAEALQAVVASVHGRAAGRARL from the coding sequence GGTGGCCGCCCCCGCCCACGACGCAGGCGCGCTGGTCCTGGTCGACGCGGCACAGGCCGCGGGCTCACTGCCGCTCAATGCGGGAACTCCGGGCATCGACCTGCTCGCGATCACGGGGCACAAGGCGCTGCTCGGGCCGCAGGGCATCGGCGCCCTGTGGGTGCGGCCCGGGTTGCAGATCGAACCGCTGCTGACCGGCGGTACGGGCGGTGACTCCCTCGATCCGATGATGCCGGCCGCATTGCCGGACCGCCTCGAGGCGGGCACTCTCAATGCGCCCGGCATCGCCGGGCTGTGTGCTGCCCTGGAATGGCTGCGGACGCAGGGGATCGATACCATCCACGCCCGCGAGATGCGTCTCAAGCAGCAGCTGCACGAGGCGCTCGGCAGGATCGAGGGGCTGCGCGTGCTGACGCCTGCGGCACCGGGCGGCGTGCCGATCGTCACCGTGATCGCCGACGGGGTCGATCCGGCGACGCTGGCCGCGCGGCTCGACCGGGAACACGGGGTGCTCACCCGACCGGGGCTGCACTGCGCGCCGGGGGCACACCGGCTGCTCGGCACGGAGATGACGGGCGCACTGCGCCTGTCACTCGGATGGGCGAGCACGGAACGCGACGTGGCACGCGCCGCCGAGGCGTTGCAGGCTGTGGTCGCATCCGTGCATGGGAGGGCCGCGGGGCGGGCGCGGCTCTGA
- a CDS encoding sigma-70 family RNA polymerase sigma factor has translation MSFSSGGKGGGYDESSLDQYLKEISAYPLLKREDEIELAQRIRKGDEEALDKLVRSNLRFVVSVAKKYQNQGVALGDLINEGNLGLIRAAHKFDETKGIKFISYAVWWIRQAILQALAEQSRIVRVPLNRAGALHRIGKRSSTLLQELGREPTVEEIAEELDLSHEEVQRTLAISQTHLSLDAPLTPGEDNRLLDYLPDQFSAGPDDETYERALCNTIEEALDTLKEREARVLRLYYGLEDGRDPMTLEEIGSLLGITRERVRQIKEKALVRLRHASRSRFLETFIQQ, from the coding sequence ATGAGTTTTTCTTCGGGCGGTAAAGGCGGCGGCTACGACGAGAGCTCGCTCGATCAGTACCTCAAGGAGATCAGCGCCTACCCGCTGCTCAAGCGCGAGGACGAGATCGAGCTGGCCCAGCGGATCCGCAAGGGCGACGAAGAGGCGCTCGACAAGCTCGTCCGCTCCAACCTCCGCTTCGTCGTGTCCGTCGCCAAGAAGTATCAGAACCAGGGCGTCGCACTGGGCGACCTGATCAATGAGGGCAACCTCGGCCTGATCCGCGCCGCCCACAAGTTCGACGAGACCAAGGGCATCAAGTTCATCTCGTACGCCGTCTGGTGGATCCGCCAGGCGATCCTGCAGGCCCTCGCCGAGCAGAGCCGCATCGTGCGGGTGCCGCTGAACCGCGCCGGCGCGCTGCACCGGATCGGCAAACGCTCCTCCACGCTGCTGCAGGAGCTGGGGCGCGAGCCTACCGTCGAAGAGATCGCAGAAGAGCTGGACCTTTCCCATGAGGAGGTGCAGCGCACGCTCGCGATCTCGCAGACGCACCTGTCGCTGGATGCCCCATTGACGCCCGGCGAGGACAACCGCCTGCTGGATTACCTGCCTGACCAGTTCTCCGCCGGGCCCGACGACGAGACCTACGAGCGCGCCCTCTGCAACACGATCGAGGAGGCGCTCGACACGCTGAAGGAGCGCGAGGCCCGCGTGCTGCGGCTGTACTACGGCCTCGAGGACGGCCGCGACCCGATGACGCTGGAGGAGATCGGGTCCCTGCTCGGCATCACGCGTGAGCGCGTGCGGCAGATCAAGGAGAAGGCGCTGGTGCGGTTGAGACACGCCTCGCGGTCACGGTTCCTGGAGACGTTTATTCAGCAGTAG